The following are encoded in a window of Nitrospirota bacterium genomic DNA:
- a CDS encoding sigma-54-dependent Fis family transcriptional regulator, with protein sequence MKAKILIVDDDPDIVTMLEDRLQASDYRTVIAQDGVQALELVEQEAPGLMLLDLDMPRLTGIEVLKRLPKVRPTEDLPVIVMTAHASIDAAVEAMKTGAYDFLTKPLDNDHLLLVISKALERDSLKRQVACLKSEVDSRYASIVGISAKIRTVLESAQRAARSDASVLLLGESGTGKELFARSIHQWSPRQAMPLVVINCVALTETLLENELFGHERGAFTGADRLQKGKLEMADGGTIFLDEIGDMSLPLQAKLLRVLQDREFHRVGGTRLVSINIRVIAATNKDLRQAVKNGEFREDLFFRLNVIGLTLPPLRERPDDLPALAKFFLNRHARDAKRPGMMFSPAAMEAMGRYRWPGNIRELENVVARSVVLNQSDTIEPDMLSLDAIGHSSTGERLSYFSLPYHESMKEHTRTLILLALREECGNQTKAAARLGLQRTYLARLIKQYGIDPDQTMAS encoded by the coding sequence ATGAAAGCGAAAATCCTTATCGTCGACGACGATCCTGATATTGTCACCATGCTGGAGGATCGTCTGCAGGCCTCCGACTACCGAACCGTGATTGCACAGGACGGGGTGCAGGCGCTCGAACTGGTCGAGCAGGAGGCTCCGGGCCTCATGTTGCTCGATCTGGACATGCCGCGTTTAACCGGCATCGAAGTCCTCAAGCGGCTCCCTAAAGTCAGACCGACTGAGGATCTCCCGGTCATCGTCATGACAGCCCATGCCTCGATCGATGCTGCCGTCGAGGCCATGAAAACCGGCGCCTATGATTTTCTGACCAAGCCGCTGGACAACGACCACCTCCTCCTCGTGATCAGCAAAGCCTTGGAACGAGATTCTCTCAAACGGCAGGTGGCCTGTCTCAAATCCGAGGTCGACAGCCGCTATGCTTCGATCGTGGGTATCAGCGCGAAGATCCGCACAGTGCTGGAATCCGCCCAACGCGCCGCCAGATCCGATGCCAGTGTGTTGCTGCTCGGCGAAAGCGGCACCGGGAAGGAACTCTTCGCCCGTTCTATCCACCAGTGGAGCCCTCGTCAAGCCATGCCGCTGGTGGTCATTAACTGTGTCGCCCTCACGGAAACGCTGCTCGAAAACGAACTCTTCGGACATGAACGCGGCGCCTTCACCGGTGCAGATCGCCTGCAAAAGGGCAAACTGGAAATGGCCGATGGGGGGACGATCTTCCTGGACGAGATCGGAGACATGTCGCTCCCACTGCAGGCCAAACTGTTGCGCGTGCTCCAGGACAGGGAATTTCATCGAGTCGGGGGCACAAGACTCGTGTCGATCAATATACGGGTCATCGCAGCCACGAACAAGGATCTCCGGCAGGCCGTGAAGAACGGTGAGTTTCGCGAGGATCTCTTTTTCCGGTTGAACGTCATCGGCCTCACTCTTCCCCCGCTTCGCGAGCGGCCCGATGATCTCCCTGCCCTGGCCAAGTTTTTTTTGAACCGGCATGCCAGGGATGCGAAGCGTCCAGGTATGATGTTCAGCCCCGCTGCCATGGAGGCCATGGGTCGATATCGTTGGCCAGGGAACATCCGTGAGTTGGAGAACGTCGTCGCGCGGTCCGTTGTCTTGAACCAGTCGGATACCATCGAACCGGACATGCTGTCGTTGGATGCCATCGGCCATAGCTCGACGGGCGAACGCCTATCCTATTTCTCGCTCCCATACCATGAATCGATGAAAGAACACACACGCACCCTCATACTCCTCGCGCTTCGCGAGGAATGTGGCAACCAAACAAAAGCCGCAGCCCGGCTCGGATTGCAACGGACTTACCTTGCCCGCCTCATCAAGCAGTATGGCATTGACCCAGATCAGACTATGGCGTCCTGA